The Panicum virgatum strain AP13 chromosome 3N, P.virgatum_v5, whole genome shotgun sequence genome includes the window ATTTCCTCAATGCAAAATACTTGAATAATTGCATAGATTCCGTTGTGTTGCAGATTGGTCAAGGAACTTATAGTATTGTGTATAAAGCTCGGGATCTCGAATCAGGGAAAATTGTCGCACTTAAAAAGGTGCGGTTTTTCAATATGGACCCCGAAAGTGTGCGCTTCATGGCTAGAGAAATTCATATTCTTCGGAAACTGGATCATCCAAATGTCATAAAGCTTGAAGGGATTATAACATCTCGTGTTTCACAGAGCCTCTATCTTGTCTTCGAGTATATGGAACACGACCTTGCTGGTCTTGTTGCAACTCCAGGCCTCAAGCTCACTGAGCCACAGGTGGTTATCACACTACTCTTCCATCGATCACTTAGAAAACATACATAAACTAAAATTATAGCACGAATATCAGATAAAGTGCTTCGTCCAGCAGCTGCTACATGGCCTTGATCATTGCCACAAAAATGGGGTTCTGCATCGAGACATCAAAGGCTCAAACCTGTTAATCAATGGCAATGGAATGCTgaagattggagattttggccTGGCCATATCCTATGATCCCAACAATCCACAACCGCTGACAAGCCGTGTTGTGACATTATGGTACAGACCACCAGAGCTTTTGCTTGGTGCCACGGAGTATGGTGTTGCTGTGGATATGTGGAGTACAGGGTGCATTCTGGCAGAACTGTTTGCTGGCAAACCTATCATGCCTGGAAGAACCGAGGTTTATTATCTTTCTTTTGGACACAAAGAATAAACCATATTAGTTTCTTTTCATCCTTGCTTTAGATTTTGTGGTTGAGTTCTCATGAGTCCTGTCACGACGATATTATGCTAGGTGGAGCAAATTCACAAGATCTTTAAGCTATGTGGGTCACCACCCGAGTATTATTGCAAGAAATCAAAGGTGCCAGAAACAGCAATGTTCAAGCCTCAGCAGCAATATGGGCGGTGTGTTGCTGAGACCTTCAAAGATTTCCCCCCTCCAGCTGTAGTTCTCATAGACTCCTTGCTTTCACTAGAACCAGAAGTTCGTGGAACAGCTGCCTCAGCTCTTCAAAGTGACGTGAGCTTTGCACTTCTTTTATGATAATCTTTTGTGTAGCGTGAGACAGCCTGGTTCACAGAACTCATGCTTGGATTTGTAGCACTTATGCTATGTATCAAACCTCTTTCAGTTTTTCAGAACCAAACCACTTGCTTGCGATCCTTCAAGCCTACCGAAACTTCCACCAAGCAAAGAATATGATGTTAGACTGAGGCAAGAAGAGGCGAGGAGGTACAAGTTGCAGACTTTACATCTTTTGATTTCACAACTACTTTGTTGGGGTTTGTTGTGATGCTGACATTCAGTCTTCCTCATTTCTGTTCTCCCAGGCAAAGAAATGCAGAGCTTGGTGGACGAGGAGCAGAATCTGTTAAACCTGGAAATGAGAATCATGTAACCAGTCGCGCCATTGATATTGCTGCTCAAGTGAAGGTGAGTATGATAGATGGACCAGATCGCTTCAGTACTCGATTTGGTAGTACCTTTGTTATAAATATCAGTAGGATGGTTTATAAGCTCCATATATTTTTAAACCTATTTTTAATGATAGAAATTCCAAAGTCTAAAAAGTTTCAAGAACAGTTACTCAAAGAATGGCATCTTAAACTATAACACCGCATCATTTCTTGAGGACTTGCACGATCAAGAGGGAATTCACCAACTCTGAATGCCTTTTGTCACCTTGCAGCAACCCACACATACTACTTCAAAGAGCACCTGTGAGAAGTTTAACCCGGAGGACAGCATGCCAGGGTTCCGGGTGGAGCCACGGGCATTGCCAACCTCAGTGCAGGTTCCTGAATGTGGATCAACATGGAACATGAGGGGTTACG containing:
- the LOC120666644 gene encoding probable serine/threonine-protein kinase At1g54610 isoform X1; this translates as MLFNHRLENQAMVIYCQVQRLARKTAKIGFSAINSFKKKALHLMGCLCSKGAKDDNATSGHRTPSRRDDSTVATSTAVLNAKSKENTFNSSTLDSYGGAKVVALDARISSGNNADLKGLSGEHVVAGWPAWLINVAPKAVEGWLPRRADSFEKLAKIGQGTYSIVYKARDLESGKIVALKKVRFFNMDPESVRFMAREIHILRKLDHPNVIKLEGIITSRVSQSLYLVFEYMEHDLAGLVATPGLKLTEPQIKCFVQQLLHGLDHCHKNGVLHRDIKGSNLLINGNGMLKIGDFGLAISYDPNNPQPLTSRVVTLWYRPPELLLGATEYGVAVDMWSTGCILAELFAGKPIMPGRTEVEQIHKIFKLCGSPPEYYCKKSKVPETAMFKPQQQYGRCVAETFKDFPPPAVVLIDSLLSLEPEVRGTAASALQSDFFRTKPLACDPSSLPKLPPSKEYDVRLRQEEARRQRNAELGGRGAESVKPGNENHVTSRAIDIAAQVKQPTHTTSKSTCEKFNPEDSMPGFRVEPRALPTSVQVPECGSTWNMRGYADHHAVPGRVCSSVRVARKKGSSHSNLPQYDATDLKNGIEVTDHNQPADRPASSQKKDLHENHGRKYKRIHYSGPLMPPGGNIDDMLKEHERHIQEAVRKARISKGSR
- the LOC120666644 gene encoding probable serine/threonine-protein kinase At1g54610 isoform X2, coding for MVIYCQVQRLARKTAKIGFSAINSFKKKALHLMGCLCSKGAKDDNATSGHRTPSRRDDSTVATSTAVLNAKSKENTFNSSTLDSYGGAKVVALDARISSGNNADLKGLSGEHVVAGWPAWLINVAPKAVEGWLPRRADSFEKLAKIGQGTYSIVYKARDLESGKIVALKKVRFFNMDPESVRFMAREIHILRKLDHPNVIKLEGIITSRVSQSLYLVFEYMEHDLAGLVATPGLKLTEPQIKCFVQQLLHGLDHCHKNGVLHRDIKGSNLLINGNGMLKIGDFGLAISYDPNNPQPLTSRVVTLWYRPPELLLGATEYGVAVDMWSTGCILAELFAGKPIMPGRTEVEQIHKIFKLCGSPPEYYCKKSKVPETAMFKPQQQYGRCVAETFKDFPPPAVVLIDSLLSLEPEVRGTAASALQSDFFRTKPLACDPSSLPKLPPSKEYDVRLRQEEARRQRNAELGGRGAESVKPGNENHVTSRAIDIAAQVKQPTHTTSKSTCEKFNPEDSMPGFRVEPRALPTSVQVPECGSTWNMRGYADHHAVPGRVCSSVRVARKKGSSHSNLPQYDATDLKNGIEVTDHNQPADRPASSQKKDLHENHGRKYKRIHYSGPLMPPGGNIDDMLKEHERHIQEAVRKARISKGSR